Sequence from the Candidatus Accumulibacter similis genome:
GGATCACTTCGACCGGCAGCGGAAAGCGACCGAGCACCGGCACCAGCTTCGACTGGTCGGCGATGCAGACGAACTTTGCGGCCACCGCGGCGACGATCTTTTCCCGGGTGAGGGCGCCGCCACCGCCCTTGATCATCTGCAGCGCGTGATCGATCTCGTCGGCGCCGTCGACATAGACCGGCAGGCGGTCGACGTGGTTGAGATCGACCACGCTGATCCCGTGTTCTTCGAGGCGCTGTCTCGTCGCTTCGGAACTCGCCACGGCGCCGCGAATCCGCTGTCCGAGCGCGGCCAGTTCGGCGATGAAGAAGTTGGCCGTCGAACCGGTACCGACACCGACGATCTCTCCTTCGACAACGTGTGCGAGGGCGGCCCGCGCCACCGCCTGCTTCAATTCGTCCTGGGTCATGGCCTGCTTCCGGCTCCTGTCGGCTGAGAGTGTGGGGGTCGCCATTGTAGCGACGGGGCCGCTGCGATGACAGCCCGGCCCCGGTTCCCGTCATCGCCCGCCGCCGCTGCAGACTGTCTGCGACGGCGCACTGCAACCCGGTATACTCGCCCGCGGCGGCTACCGCAAGGGGAGGCAAATGGCTGAAGAGAGTCCGTTCAAGGGACAGACGGGGCTACGGCGGTTGTGGAACGCGCTTGGCTACTCGCGTGCCGGCCTGCGCGCCGCCTACGAGGCAGAGGATGCGTTTCGCCAGGAGGTTTGGCTGGCGCTGGTGCTGATCCCGCTCGCCTGTGTTCTGGCAACGGGCGGGATCGAGCGTGCGCTGCTCATCGGCAGCGTGCTGCTGGTATTGGTCGTCGAGCTGATCAACTCCGCCATCGAAGCGGCCGTCGACCGCGTCTCGCTCGAGCACCACCCCCTGGCTGGGCGTGCCAAGGACGTCGGCAGCGCGGCGGTTCTCATTGCCCTGCTCAACGTGCTCGTTGTCTGGGTCAGCGTCCTGTTGAGCTGAGGGGTGGGGAACGAGCCCCCGCGAGCCGGCCAGGAAGGAGGGAGGAAGCCAGGCACGAGACCGATCATGTCGCCCGGCAAGGGGACGGGCGGGGTCGGGTTGCGCCCGGACACGCCGTCCGCCCGCGGCAACGGCGCTCATGCGAAGCGCCGCAAATGCATCAGCGCCGAGATCTTCGCGCCCAGCCAGCCGAGGACGGCACCGATCGCCGCGAGACTGGCAAGGTGCAGTGCCCCGAGACCCTGCAACGCGAAGTTGGCACCGTAGAGCTGCGCCAGTTCGGTGACCAGGGGGGTCAGCAGATGGAAACCGACTGCCACCAGCACGGCCGCGCAGAGCCCGCCGAGGGCGCCCTGCAGGATGCCGAAGTAGTGCAGTGGCCGCTGGATGTAGCTGTCGGTGGCGCCGATCAACCGCGCCACCTCGATTTCCGCCGCTTGGGCGAGGATTTGCAGACGGATGGTGTTGAAGGTGATGGTGACCAACGCGCCGGCAAACAGGACGCCCAGCAGCACGACGATCAGGCGGCCGAGACGAAGCAGTGCATCGAAGCGCTTGACCCAGGCCGAGTCGAGCTGCACGTGCGCCACTTTGGGCCAGCCAGAGAACGCTTTCGCCAGCCGCTCGAGTTCTGCTGGCCGCGAATCGGCCGGAGTGACGACGAAGGCATCCGGTAACGGGTTCCGCGGCAGGCTGGCGATGATGTCGGCCATTCCCTCGGCGGCCTGCAGCCGCCTCAGCGCCTCCTCGCGCGCAACGAAGCGCCACCTGCCGACCTGCCCTGCCTGCAGTCGGCTCTCGATCTCGCCAATCTCCCGCTTGCCGGCATCGAGGCTTAGGAAGATGCTGATCTGTTGTACTCCAGGCAGGTCGCCGCTCAGCGCGCGCAGGTTGTCGAGCATCAGCCAGCCCGCTGTCGGCAGGGTCAGGGCAATGCCGATGACGAGCAGCGACAGGAGCGAATTGAGTGGCGCCGCCGCCAGCCGACGGCAGGCGTCACGAAGCGCCGCCAGGTGTTGCGCCAGCCAGATGCTCATGCCGCAGCGCCGGCGATCGCGGCGTCGGGCACGGCGGGCAGCTCGGACATCCGGCCATGGTCGAGGAGCAGGACACGCGGCCGCACGGCAGGGAGACTGGCCGGATCATGGGTGGCGATCAGCACCGTCACGCCAACCTGCTGGAAAGCGCGGAAGATCTCCAGGATCTCGCGAGCGGCGGCGGCGTCGAGGTTGGCCGTCGGCTCGTCGGCGAGAATGACCGCCGGCCGGTTGACCACCGCGCGCGCAATCGCCAGGCGCTGCTGCTCGCCACCGGACAGGGCGATCGGCATCGTGTTCTCGCGATCCGGCAGGCCCACCTTGGCCAACGCTGCCTGCGCTCGCCGCCGCGCATCACGTGGCGGATGGCCGACGATCGCCAGCGGCAGCAGGACGTTGTCCAGGACCGTGCGATCGAAAAGCAGCTTGCGATCCTGAAACAGCAGGCCGAGCTTGCGCCGCAGGTAGGGAATGGTGCTGCGTCCCAGGACCGCGAGGTTCTGGCCGTTGATGACGATGCTGCCCGCGGTCGGTCGTTCGATCGCTGCCAACAGCTTGAACAGCGTCGATTTCCCGGCCCCGGAGTGGCCCGTCAGGAAGACCATCTCGCCGGCAGTGATCTCGAAGCTGACGTCGCGCAGCGCCTCACGGCCTTCGGCGTAGCGTTTCGTCACACCGCTGGCGGTGATCACTCGAACAGCGCGTCCACGAACTCGCGCGCCACGAAGGGCCGCAGATCATCGATCCCCTCGCCAACGCCGATGAAGCGGACGGGCTTCGGACACTGGCGGGCGATTGCTGCGACCACGCCGCCCTTGGCCGAACCGTCGAGTTTGGTCAGGATCAGTCCGGTGACCCGGATCGCCTTGTCGAAAGCCATCACCTGTTGCACGGCGTTCTGGCCGAACGTGGCGTCGAGCACCAGCAGCGTTTCGTGCGGCCCGGTCGGGTCCGCCTTCTGGATGACCCGCCGGACCTTGGCGATCTCGTCCATCAGGTGCAGTTGTGTCGGCAGGCGACCCGCGGTGTCGGCGAGGACGATGTCGATGCCGCGTGCCCTGGCGGCGGCGATGGCGTCGAAGATGACCGCCGCCGGATCGCCGGAGTGCTGTGCAATGACCGTCACATTGTTGCGTTCGCCCCACGTCTGCAGTTGCTCGCGGGCGGCGGCGCGAAAGGTATCACCGGCAGCAAGCAGGACCGACAGCCCCTGCGCCTGGAAATGCTTCGCCAGCTTGCCGATCGAGGTCGTCTTGCCGGCCCCGTTGACCCCCGCCAGCATGATGATGAACGGCCGCTGACGGCGCGCATCGAGCGCTTCCTCGAGCGGCTGCAGCAACTCGCAGAGGATCTCCGACAGTGCGCGCTGGATCGCTTCCGGGTTGTCGAGGCGGTCGCGTCGCGCGCGCTGCCGCAGGTGGTAGAGCAGATGCTGTGTGGCATCGAGGCCGACATCGCTGCCCAAGAGGAGGGTCTCGAGCTCTTCGAGCAGTTCGTCGTCGACCCTGCCGCGCGCGAAGAGCTGCTTCAGCTTGCCGCCGAATTGCGCCCGCGTCCGCGCCAGTCCGGCCTTGAGCCGCACTCGCCACGGTGCCGGGCTGGCAGCGTCGGTGTTCTCGCCGGCGACGTCCGGCGTCGTGCCGCTGGCCTGACCAGGGGATTTCTTGCGGAAACCAAACATGGAGCGTGGCTGTCTCAGGGGCGCCCGGAAGCACAGGCGGTGGTAAGATGCCGGCCGATTCACCGACACGCCGAAATTCTAACAGAAGCGAACCATGCCCATGCGCTGCACACCCCTGATTGCCCTGCTGCTTGCCCTGACGACGGCCGTCGCGGCACAGGCAAACCCGCACGAGCGGCAGTTGGCCAATGGCCTGCGGGTCATCGTCAAGGAGGATCGCCGGGCGCCGACGGTGGCGCACATGGTCTGGTATCGCGCCGGCAGCATGGACGAGATCAGCGGCCGAACCGGCGTCGCGCATGTCCTCGAACACATGATGTTCAAGGGAACGCCGACTGCCGGTCCGGGCGAGTTCAATCGCCGCGTCGCCGCCGCCGGTGGGCGCGACAACGCGTTCACGAGTCGCGACTACACGGCATACTTCCAGCAGGTGCCGAAACCGAAGCTGCCGGAAATGATGCAGCTCGAGGCGGACCGCATGCGCCACCTGAGTCTCGACGAGAAGGAGTTCGCGCAGGAGATCAGGGTCGTCATGGAAGAGCGCCGGCTGCGAACCGAGGACCAGCCGCAGGCGCTGCTGTACGAGAAGCTCAATGCCGTAGCCTTTCAGGTGCATCCGTATCGCGTGCCGATCATCGGCTGGATGACCGATCTGCAGAGCATGACGGTGAGCGATGCCCGCGCCTGGTACGACGACTGGTACGCGCCCAACAACGCCTACATCGTCGTCGTCGGCGACGTGGATCATCAGGAAGTCTTCCGCCTCGCCGAACAGCATTACGGCGTCCTGCCGGCGCGCGCGCTGCCGGTCAGGAAACCGCAGGACGAACCGCCGCAGGTCGGCATCCGTCGCCTGACGGTGAAGGCGCCCGCCGACCTGCCGGTGCTGATGATGGCGTACAAGGTGCCGGTGATACGTCATGTCGAGCAGGACGTCGATCCCTATGCGCTCGAGATGCTGGCGGCGGTGCTCGCCGGCCACGATGCCGCCCGCCTGAATCGACATCTGGTGCGCGAGCAGCAGCTGGCGGTGAGTGCCGGTGCCAGCTACGATGCGACCGCACGCGGCCCGGGGATCTTTCATCTGCACGGTGCACCGAGCGCTGGCCGCAGCCGCGGCGAACTCGAAGCCGGCCTGCGCGCCGAACTGGCACGCGTGCAGGAAGAGGGCGTGAGCGCCGCGGAACTGGCGCGAGCCAAGGCGCAACTGATCGCCGGCCAGATCTACAAGCTCGATTCGATCTTCGCGCAGGCGATGGAGATCGGGCAACTGGAATCCGCGGGCATCCCGCATACCCTGAATCGGCGACTGATCGACAAGCTGCAGGAAGTCAGCCGCGAACAGGTGCAGGCGGTTGCCAGGAAGTACTTCGGCGACGACGCACTGACGGTCGCCGAACTCGATCCGCAGCCATTGCCAGCGAACCCGCGGCCGCGGTCGCCGTTCGTTTCCCGCCACTGAGTGAGCGCCCGTCCATGACCCCACGCCAGTTGCTGCTCGCCTGTTGTCTGCTTCTCTGCGTGCAGTTCGTGTACGCGGGACCGAAGATCGAACGCTGGCAGACCACCGCCGGAACACGGGTCCTGTTCGTCGCGGACCACAGCTTGCCGATCATTGACCTGCAGCTCGATTTCGCTGCCGGCACGGCGCGCGAACCGGTGGGCAGGGAAGGCGTGGCCGGACTGACGCGCGCGTTGATCGACCTCGGCGCCGACGGCATGGACGAGACCGAGATCGCCAGCCGGCTGGCCGACATCGGCGCGCGACTGTCCGGAGGCGTCGATCTCGACCGCACCTCGCTGACGCTGCGCACCCTCTCGATGGCGGACAAGCGGGCGCCCGCCTTCGAGCTGTTGCGCGCCATCGTCGCTGCGCCGACCTTTCCCGCCGCCGCCTTCGAGC
This genomic interval carries:
- the rpiA gene encoding ribose-5-phosphate isomerase RpiA, which gives rise to MTQDELKQAVARAALAHVVEGEIVGVGTGSTANFFIAELAALGQRIRGAVASSEATRQRLEEHGISVVDLNHVDRLPVYVDGADEIDHALQMIKGGGGALTREKIVAAVAAKFVCIADQSKLVPVLGRFPLPVEVIPMALNHVSRQLARLGGEPRLREGCITDNGNLIVDLHGLEIADAVDLERRINQIVGVVTNGLFACRPADICLLATPGGVKTLVAA
- a CDS encoding diacylglycerol kinase; protein product: MAEESPFKGQTGLRRLWNALGYSRAGLRAAYEAEDAFRQEVWLALVLIPLACVLATGGIERALLIGSVLLVLVVELINSAIEAAVDRVSLEHHPLAGRAKDVGSAAVLIALLNVLVVWVSVLLS
- a CDS encoding ABC transporter permease, whose protein sequence is MSIWLAQHLAALRDACRRLAAAPLNSLLSLLVIGIALTLPTAGWLMLDNLRALSGDLPGVQQISIFLSLDAGKREIGEIESRLQAGQVGRWRFVAREEALRRLQAAEGMADIIASLPRNPLPDAFVVTPADSRPAELERLAKAFSGWPKVAHVQLDSAWVKRFDALLRLGRLIVVLLGVLFAGALVTITFNTIRLQILAQAAEIEVARLIGATDSYIQRPLHYFGILQGALGGLCAAVLVAVGFHLLTPLVTELAQLYGANFALQGLGALHLASLAAIGAVLGWLGAKISALMHLRRFA
- a CDS encoding ATP-binding cassette domain-containing protein, with the protein product MITASGVTKRYAEGREALRDVSFEITAGEMVFLTGHSGAGKSTLFKLLAAIERPTAGSIVINGQNLAVLGRSTIPYLRRKLGLLFQDRKLLFDRTVLDNVLLPLAIVGHPPRDARRRAQAALAKVGLPDRENTMPIALSGGEQQRLAIARAVVNRPAVILADEPTANLDAAAAREILEIFRAFQQVGVTVLIATHDPASLPAVRPRVLLLDHGRMSELPAVPDAAIAGAAA
- the ftsY gene encoding signal recognition particle-docking protein FtsY → MFGFRKKSPGQASGTTPDVAGENTDAASPAPWRVRLKAGLARTRAQFGGKLKQLFARGRVDDELLEELETLLLGSDVGLDATQHLLYHLRQRARRDRLDNPEAIQRALSEILCELLQPLEEALDARRQRPFIIMLAGVNGAGKTTSIGKLAKHFQAQGLSVLLAAGDTFRAAAREQLQTWGERNNVTVIAQHSGDPAAVIFDAIAAARARGIDIVLADTAGRLPTQLHLMDEIAKVRRVIQKADPTGPHETLLVLDATFGQNAVQQVMAFDKAIRVTGLILTKLDGSAKGGVVAAIARQCPKPVRFIGVGEGIDDLRPFVAREFVDALFE
- a CDS encoding insulinase family protein, coding for MPMRCTPLIALLLALTTAVAAQANPHERQLANGLRVIVKEDRRAPTVAHMVWYRAGSMDEISGRTGVAHVLEHMMFKGTPTAGPGEFNRRVAAAGGRDNAFTSRDYTAYFQQVPKPKLPEMMQLEADRMRHLSLDEKEFAQEIRVVMEERRLRTEDQPQALLYEKLNAVAFQVHPYRVPIIGWMTDLQSMTVSDARAWYDDWYAPNNAYIVVVGDVDHQEVFRLAEQHYGVLPARALPVRKPQDEPPQVGIRRLTVKAPADLPVLMMAYKVPVIRHVEQDVDPYALEMLAAVLAGHDAARLNRHLVREQQLAVSAGASYDATARGPGIFHLHGAPSAGRSRGELEAGLRAELARVQEEGVSAAELARAKAQLIAGQIYKLDSIFAQAMEIGQLESAGIPHTLNRRLIDKLQEVSREQVQAVARKYFGDDALTVAELDPQPLPANPRPRSPFVSRH